The following are encoded in a window of Torulaspora globosa chromosome 4, complete sequence genomic DNA:
- the SPC98 gene encoding Spc98p (ancestral locus Anc_2.144), with product MPNSAGLMNLQVALYPVVEGLAPLTLSDNTIAALCHELEQILNSPLRSTAQLHSLLDAYKSRIQNTPENQLRWQKLLNVMQVLLEVNDQREIIRYLSAFQSMLIDEIAPRPANLLGREDSPLTLKGLENHNGLLSPLRPVSLQADSFENLERLSNRRSLVSSYKDYGVHRSATLHALSEPYYSKMVPEAEILRFVPYTLLATTSDLFPLKLNRVDIPSNISNTVSGLLHLIFEAGLLYQELKRMVDQYRNSDISPLKKALIIQIDKVLRTYSGFVNSLAVSGKAMSLLSVYYEIYDHIVTLRFFEGFTKNFEKTSGDSYLMISKSLVFHGDLHIRRLTCDLSENLLSLYSEYLLNWLTLAKLDATNDEFFIERIDASNELSVRLNLTKVPDFIPKGIASKIFVIGKTLIFLGKYCKELQCVSDLSRKYRNLYEQKNGKLSSEFHEVVHRHYNEVTKKTVDVLMRKFNYKKVVFVLKDILLMGRSDLIDLLIRKASAILGAPSASLSSYELTRFLQESVQQSSLRNLLGRADSNHVIGGLDARVLDLGHGSVGWDVFTLDYLLDGPLTVVLNVNRADGNKEYLRIFNFLWRFKKNTYFYNNEWLRTNQVLRDFKKLAQSSPLVRDLSNKLSKADVLRCLLQQFNSKLENYCFRSIIDENFRKFDGILSLTKTVNDSHKFPTVRLKSGILMLDGILRPKKSVFDGQEQTKQTTRLFNIDELDKMHNEFLNSILSHQLLAFGPNHRVGMYSGQPYPTSLILILNLIFEFIHCYALLNNAAHEILIQMNLRGEPQLLNNLLVQFNSCLKNMVAVYKSFKESSYLFIKDLRTDGDDELAKLGTVLR from the coding sequence ATGCCAAATTCAGCTGGTCTGATGAATTTACAGGTTGCTCTTTATCCCGTTGTCGAAGGGTTAGCTCCTCTAACCTTAAGCGACAACACTATTGCGGCTCTCTGTCATGAACTTGAGCAAATACTCAATTCACCTTTGAGGTCCACTGCCCAACTACACTCCTTATTGGATGCATACAAATCTCGAATACAAAACACTCCTGAGAATCAATTGAGATGGcaaaagctgctgaacgTGATGCAAGTTTTGTTAGAAGTGAATGATCAGAGAGAGATCATACGGTATCTCTCCGCGTTTCAGTCGATGCTGATAGATGAAATAGCGCCAAGACCAGCGAATTTATTGGGCAGAGAGGATTCTCCGCTAACGTTGAAGGGGTTGGAAAATCATAACGGTTTATTAAGTCCTTTGCGACCCGTCAGCCTACAGGCAGACTCCTTCGAAAACTTGGAGAGACTATCGAACCGCCGTTCGTTGGTTTCCTCATACAAAGATTACGGTGTTCATAGATCAGCTACGTTACATGCATTGAGCGAACCTTATTATTCGAAAATGGTTCCGGAAGCCGAAATTCTAAGATTCGTTCCCTATACACTACTGGCAACAACTTCTGATTTATTCCCCTTAAAGTTAAACAGAGTGGATATACCGAGCAATATTTCGAACACAGTAAGCGGTCTTTTgcatttgatctttgaagcAGGTCTTTTATACCAGGAGCTGAAACGCATGGTAGATCAATATAGGAACTCAGACATTTCTCCTTTGAAAAAGGCCCTCATAATTCAGATTGATAAAGTTTTGAGAACCTATAGTGGGTTTGTCAATTCACTTGCCGTGTCAGGCAAAGCGATGTCTCTTTTGTCAGTATATTACGAGATTTACGATCATATTGTAACACTGCGATTTTTTGAAGGTTTCACAaagaatttcgagaaaACATCTGGTGATTCCTATCTGATGATATCTAAGTCACTAGTCTTCCATGGCGATCTGCATATAAGGCGCTTGACTTGTGATCTGTCGGAAAATTTGCTTTCCTTATATTCGGAGTATCTGCTTAATTGGCTGACTCTTGCAAAGTTAGATGCCACGAACGATGAGTTCTTTATTGAACGAATTGATGCAAGCAATGAGCTTTCTGTGCGGCTGAATTTGACAAAAGTGCCAGATTTCATACCGAAAGGTATCGcttccaaaatttttgtCATAGGCAAGACTCTCATCTTTTTGGGGAAATATTGTAAAGAGCTCCAATGCGTTAGCGATCTGTCTCGAAAATATAGGAACCTCTACGAGCAGAAAAATGGCAAACTGTCTTCCGAATTCCACGAGGTTGTTCACAGGCATTATAATGAAGTCACGAAAAAGACTGTAGACGTCTTAATGCGAAAGTTCAATTATAAGAAAGTAGTTTTTGTTCTAAAAGACATATTACTCATGGGCAGAAGCGACCTGATAGATTTACTAATAAGAAAGGCAAGTGCGATACTAGGTGCCCCATCTGCCTCTCTGTCGAGCTACGAGCTTACACGCTTTCTGCAGGAGTCAGTCCAGCAATCCTCGCTAAGGAATTTACTTGGCAGAGCTGACTCCAATCATGTTATTGGCGGCCTCGACGCTAGAGTGCTCGACCTCGGGCATGGTTCCGTAGGTTGGGATGTTTTTACACTAGACTACCTGCTTGACGGGCCGCTGACTGTTGTGCTGAATGTTAACCGAGCAGATGGAAATAAGGAATATTTGCGTATCTTCAACTTTCTGTGGAGATTTAAGAAAAACACCTACTTTTACAATAATGAGTGGCTTCGAACGAATCAAGTTCTTAGAGATTTTAAAAAGCTCGCGCAAAGCAGTCCACTTGTTAGGGATCTTTCAAACAAGCTATCCAAAGCGGACGTACTGCGATGCCTGCTACAGCAGTTTAATTCAAAACTTGAGAATTACTGCTTCAGAAGTATTATTGATGAAAACTTCAGAAAGTTCGATGGCATCCTGTCGTTGACCAAAACAGTCAATGATAGTCACAAATTTCCAACTGTACGGCTTAAAAGCGGTATCTTGATGCTTGATGGTATCTTGAGGCCAAAAAAAAGTGTCTTTGATGGGCAGGAACAAACCAAACAGACCACAAGGTTGTTTAACATTGACGAACTGGATAAGATGCATAATGAGTTTTTGAACTCTATTCTCTCACACCAATTACTCGCTTTTGGCCCCAATCACAGGGTTGGCATGTATTCTGGACAGCCATACCCAACTTCGTTGATACTTATTCTAAACTTGATATTTGAGTTTATTCATTGTTATGCCTTATTGAATAACGCCGCTCATGAGATATTGATTCAAATGAATCTACGAGGGGAACCGCAACTGCTGAATAACTTACTGGTACAGTTCAACTCTTGTTTGAAGAACATGGTGGCTGTCTACAAGAGTTTCAAGGAGTCATCTTATTTGTTTATTAAAGATTTGAGAACCGACGGAGACGATGAGCTGGCTAAATTAGGTACGGTACTACGTTAG
- the ESBP6 gene encoding Esbp6p (ancestral locus Anc_2.145) produces MSSVSSSECLEDRESYNSHGLERVTSLYSQSSSTSEEVPRSRRASTLGVTTIAKTSSADSRASINGPESLKLSLKRTITKIVDAVKDDNEQTDKDSSDLNKVLESRFDVEDAIRLVNNRSSGRLPVRQSFDEEVSAQSWHGDTPTRGNKDLDDDSDRQTVEKVFTNKSTGDLELPPDGGYGWVVTFCMCVVMFSTWGCNSGFGVFLAFYLNEEVFPGATKYDYALIAGLTVALGQGCSPFVMVIMRIIGIKSTMLFGTALMLAGFILASFATQLWQLYLTQGVMSGASISFIFVPATTMIPGWFLKRRAVAMGLSMMGTGAGGVVYGLAANKMISQDGNTKTALRVLAITCTVSVLVAIVFLKQRNPVPSVGLRSWKLIVSQFKQIFDIRVVRNPFVSLVALWCSLALLGYSLMVFTLSSYAIARGMTAHEGSILTAVLNAAQAIGRPLMGLAGDKFGRANVTIVLTFFLTVLLFAFWIPAHTFVQLLMFSICVGSCVGVANVMNTVLIADNVPPHQFLTSWSFVNLSSSPPLLVCELVAQALTVPGDKDNPYLHTQIFAGSCFCAALILVLILREYAIRLKLIERQKATDLELEEWKLDGEHDPSNELDSDRDLEEVLATLNERKIKYDLLLGSGIKKYLLRMAYPMKV; encoded by the coding sequence ATGAGTTCGGTTTCGTCCAGTGAGTGTTTGGAGGATCGAGAGTCGTATAACAGTCATGGTCTTGAGAGAGTCACTTCTTTGTACTCACAATCGAGTTCTACTAGTGAGGAAGTGCCAAGAAGTCGGAGGGCGAGCACATTAGGAGTTACAACTATAGCGAAGACGTCTTCCGCCGACAGTCGAGCGTCCATCAATGGCCCCGAGTCACTGAAACTGTCGTTAAAGAGAACAATCACCAAGATCGTTGATGCGGTGAAGGACGACAATGAGCAGACGGACAAGGACAGCAGTGATCTAAATAAGGTTTTAGAGTCACGGTTTGACGTCGAAGATGCCATAAGGTTGGTAAATAATCGGAGTTCTGGGCGGCTTCCCGTCAGGCAATCgttcgatgaagaagtaTCTGCTCAATCTTGGCATGGCGACACACCAACCCGTGGGAACAAGGATTTGGATGACGATTCAGATCGTCAAACTGTCGAAAAAGTCTTCACAAACAAATCCACTGGTGATTTGGAGCTTCCTCCCGATGGCGGCTATGGATGGGTAGTTACTTTTTGTATGTGCGTGGTGATGTTTTCCACATGGGGTTGTAACTCTGGGTTCGGTGTGTTTCTGGCTTTCTATTTGAACGAGGAGGTGTTTCCAGGAGCTACAAAGTATGACTATGCCCTGATCGCCGGTCTGACGGTCGCCTTGGGGCAAGGTTGTTCACCATTTGTTATGGTTATTATGAGGATCATTGGGATAAAATCTACGATGCTTTTCGGTACTGCTTTGATGTTAGCTGGTTTTATTTTGGCGTCATTTGCGACTCAATTGTGGCAGCTTTATCTGACTCAAGGTGTGATGAGCGGGGCATCAATTTCGTTCATATTTGTGCCGGCCACGACAATGATCCCAGGatggttcttgaagagaagagcAGTTGCCATGGGATTATCAATGATGGGCACTGGTGCTGGAGGTGTCGTTTATGGATTGGCCGCTAATAAGATGATCTCTCAAGACGGAAACACTAAGACGGCCTTGCGTGTCTTGGCTATAACCTGTACTGTAAGCGTATTGGTTGCAATTGTGTTTTTAAAACAACGAAACCCTGTACCGAGTGTTGGACTAAGATCGTGGAAGCTTATTGTTTCGCAATTCAAGCAGATTTTCGACATTAGGGTAGTGAGAAATCCATTCGTTTCGTTGGTCGCTTTATGGTGCAGCCTTGCACTTTTGGGTTACAGTCTAATGGTGTTCACATTATCTTCGTACGCTATTGCGCGTGGTATGACAGCTCATGAGGGTTCCATTTTAACGGCTGTTCTGAATGCTGCCCAAGCTATTGGCAGACCACTGATGGGCTTGGCAGGTGATAAATTCGGCAGAGCTAATGTAACTATCGTTTTGACATTCTTTCTTACTGTACTTTTGTTTGCGTTTTGGATTCCTGCTCACACTTTTGTACAGTTGCTCATGTTTTCAATCTGTGTTGGCAGCTGCGTTGGTGTAGCAAATGTCATGAATACGGTGTTAATTGCAGATAACGTGCCGCCACATCAGTTTTTGACCTCTTGGTCATTTGTGAATCTTTCTAGTTCACCACCTCTTTTGGTGTGTGAACTAGTCGCACAGGCGCTAACTGTACCAGGTGATAAAGACAATCCATATCTGCATACGCAGATATTTGCTGGTTCTTGCTTTTGCGCTGCATTGATTTTAGTTCTCATTTTAAGAGAATATGCTATTCGGTTGAAGCTCATTGAGAGGCAAAAAGCTACTGACTTGGAACTTGAGGAATGGAAGCTTGACGGTGAGCATGATCCGAGCAATGAATTGGACAGCGATAGGGACCTAGAGGAGGTGCTTGCTACCCTGAACGAAAGGAAAATCAAATATGATTTATTACTCGGGTCTGGTATCAAGAAGTATCTATTAAGAATGGCTTACCCGATGAAGGTTTAA
- the NAF1 gene encoding RNA-binding snoRNP assembly protein (ancestral locus Anc_2.146) — MSSEDLFSKALENPTDSLEVKLPQDDVDIGIVETSDEEAQDKRSSAASSSSDGNSDSDSDDNSDSSSIAAQDEQEVDDDDEEASPEGAIKSKHEIDEEPIPGLPDGYEINSNAKISEIGVIKSAFDNNVIIHCLESGERRVLKEGSILCLEDRTLIGTLCEVFGKLENPFYRVTLPPSRQAQFAELKERVGQRAFIVVPEAHWVDTFELKKIRGTDASNGYDEELSEDEQEFSDDEKEALYKRLKKERRKNKNVDIKDLKGKIESGSIKKPKVQRQPKQYPKMQPPVGMTQHTYRSRSSRQDDTLRQPVSSAPLQQQAYYPQMSHASAVPYQAPMFGQQGPPMQQSGYYHPPAQPLTAQGHQFSPVPNQHIQQVPPPTYNTPYGSLQSPPSFYQQTQQVLPTQPYPQYQQVPLQVDHYHSVGIPGAPQPQANMQQVLQLHSLLMQQQQLETNQKQSQKKEFNYDE; from the coding sequence ATGAGTTCTGAGGATCTGTTTAGTAAGGCTCTTGAGAACCCAACGGACTCTTTGGAGGTAAAATTGCCACAAGATGATGTTGATATCGGTATAGTTGAGACCAGTGATGAGGAAGCACAAGATaaaagatcttctgcagcttcctcgtcctctgATGGAAATAGCGATAGTGATAGTGATGATAACTCGGACAGCTCGAGCATTGCTGCGCAAGATGAGCAGGAggtcgatgacgacgatgaagaagcgaGTCCTGAAGGTGCAATCAAATCCAAACacgaaattgatgaagaaccGATTCCTGGTCTGCCTGACGGGTATGAGATCAACTCTAATGCCAAGATATCAGAAATTGGTGTGATAAAGTCTGCTTTTGATAATAACGTAATTATCCACTGCCTTGAGTCAGGTGAAAGAAGAGTATTGAAGGAGGGATCTATCCTTTGTCTTGAGGATCGTACCTTGATTGGTACACTGTGTGAAGTGTTTGGTAAGCTAGAGAATCCGTTTTACAGAGTTACTTTGCCGCCATCCAGACAGGCGCAGTTTGCTGAGTTGAAGGAGCGGGTCGGTCAAAGGGCTTTCATCGTGGTGCCTGAAGCGCATTGGGTTGATACATTcgagctgaagaaaatcaGAGGAACTGATGCATCCAATGGATACGATGAGGAGCTGTCTGAGGACGAGCAAGAATTTTCCGacgatgaaaaggaagCGCTGTAcaagaggttgaagaaagaacgcaggaagaacaaaaacGTTGATATCAAGGATCTTAAAGGCAAAATTGAATCCGGTAGCATTAAAAAACCAAAAGTACAACGCCAACCAAAGCAGTACCCAAAAATGCAGCCTCCCGTAGGAATGACACAGCACACTTACCGATCGAGAAGTTCTCGACAGGACGACACTCTTCGTCAACCTGTTAGCAGTGCACCGCTACAGCAACAGGCATACTACCCGCAAATGTCCCATGCCTCTGCGGTACCATACCAAGCTCCTATGTTCGGGCAGCAGGGACCGCCTATGCAGCAGAGCGGTTACTATCATCCGCCAGCACAACCATTGACCGCTCAGGGCCACCAATTTTCACCGGTACCGAATCAGCATATTCAGCAAGTTCCACCTCCCACTTACAATACGCCGTATGGTTCGTTGCAATCCCCCCCTTCATTTTACCAGCAAACACAACAAGTACTTCCAACTCAACCATACCCTCAGTATCAGCAGGTACCCTTGCAAGTTGACCACTATCATAGTGTTGGAATCCCAGGCGCTCCACAGCCACAGGCCAATATGCAGCAAGTATTACAGTTACACAGCCTATTGAtgcaacagcaacaactGGAGACAAACCAAAAGCAAAGTCAAAAGAAAGAGTTCAACTATGATGAATGA
- the MSH1 gene encoding mismatch repair ATPase MSH1 (ancestral locus Anc_2.147), with translation MRLFARHSGRCGSLIPFLRFNHGLVGQSGAPEISKLTVVLSDKLSKQDEDSTIDTSSAPLSSPKTGRKRIEQPKATLPPSLQYVRDLMDHYKDHVVLTQMGSFYELYFEHASQYGPQLNLSLTEKSYFCGKVPFAGFPVHQLSRHLKILVNTHGYSVTIAEQFKRESAADNDVNKFYRRVTRIVTPGTFIDEAFENLQENTYLLNIEFPENCVDRIADPNLKTGLCWCDVSTGEIFVQQVLLKDLVSSITRIQPKEILLDDSLFSYNLESGSWYPELVELKKYFLKYQKLPTRHRTMDSFYNLFAATEREEDLKLLTIQLGNFGQKEIAALRNILIYVSEHMPDLPMNFQIPQRQLTGSIMQIDSRTAAALELHRTVRDNRKRGTLLSTIRRTVSPAGTRLLTQWLSGPSLDLKEIQDRQSMVQFLRNNSEVRENVIEMLKTVHDIPRILQKFSFGRGEALELMQLARSIQTAVKLRTYLQEQVTSSSKKTRNIVSSLAERIAFQDALTNEVIENLNERNLAETQKQQEEQGDKAGEIEENPESNISILSGSEIWVVNPTYSDTLRGYHEHYQTLLNTRETLQQDYHTLLVDTLGAKSVTLKQKQTGEYALHVLGTAGNLKRINDYIKDGEKFQESPLHILQQSTQTRWLSHKRWSELGYQLELAVLRIKSEEERIINKFKTAFLKKSNEIRAISDVLAHLDVLSSFAVLAQEKNLTRPKVDRSHKLEIIGGRHIMVEDGIMNRSLEKFTENNCKLDGGKLWVITGPNMGGKSTFLRQNAIIVLLAQIGSFVPCSSAHIGLVDKIFSRVGSADDLYNEMSTFMVEMIETSFILQGATKRSLAILDEIGRGTSGKEGVSIAYATLNHLAEENGCRALFATHFGPEIREIMTSYDNSALAEKACFFKSGVIDISETDFCYDYKLRPGICEKSDALKVARTAGFPEKAFNVAKALLS, from the coding sequence ATGCGACTATTTGCACGACATTCAGGGCGTTGTGGATCTCTAATACCGTTTCTGAGATTCAATCATGGTCTAGTAGGGCAATCAGGTGCGCCAGAAATATCAAAACTGACAGTGGTTCTGAGTGATAAGTTATCGAAGCAAGATGAAGACAGTACTATCGATACTAGTTCGGCACCACTTTCATCACCTAAGACCGGCCGAAAGCGAATTGAGCAACCCAAAGCAACGCTTCCGCCTTCCCTACAGTATGTGAGAGACCTTATGGACCATTATAAAGATCATGTTGTTCTCACTCAGATGGGATCGTTCTATGAGCTATATTTCGAGCATGCTTCTCAGTACGGGCCTCAGCTGAACTTATCGTTAACAGAGAAAAGCTACTTCTGTGGAAAAGTGCCCTTTGCGGGCTTCCCTGTGCACCAACTGAGCCgacatttgaagattctgGTCAATACTCATGGATACAGCGTAACCATTGCGGAACAGTTCAAACGGGAGTCTGCCGCAGATAACGATGTCAACAAGTTCTACAGAAGAGTTACGAGGATAGTGACACCAGGAAccttcatcgatgaagcttttgagaatcttcaagagaaCACGTACCTGTTGAATATTGAATTTCCGGAGAATTGCGTGGACAGAATAGCCGATCCGAACTTGAAAACGGGCCTATGTTGGTGTGACGTGTCGACCGGTGAGATATTTGTCCAACAGGTTCTGCTGAAGGACTTAGTTTCCTCGATTACGAGAATCCAGCCAAAAGAGATTTTGCTTGATGATTCGCTATTCTCTTACAATCTTGAGTCCGGTTCCTGGTATCCGGAGCTTGTAGAGCTTAAGAAGTACTTCCTAAAGTACCAGAAGCTTCCGACACGACATCGAACCATGGATTCCTTCTATAACCTCTTTGCTGCCACGGAGAGGGAGGAGGATCTGAAGCTACTCACGATTCAATTAGGAAACTTTGGTCAAAAGGAGATTGCTGCGCTGCGAAACATCCTAATTTATGTCAGTGAACATATGCCCGATTTGCCTATGAACTTTCAAATACCTCAAAGGCAGTTGACCGGTTCTATTATGCAGATAGATTCACGAACCGCCGCTGCCCTAGAACTGCACAGAACTGTTAGAGATAATAGGAAAAGAGGTACATTACTATCCACCATTCGCCGTACAGTCTCGCCGGCTGGAACTCGGTTATTGACTCAATGGCTTTCAGGTCCCTCCCTTGATCTAAAAGAGATACAAGACCGTCAGAGTATGgttcaatttcttcgaaaTAATTCCGAAGTTAGAGAGAACGTTATTGAAATGCTGAAGACGGTTCACGATATACCGCGCATACTGCAGAAATTTAGCTTTGGTCGAGGAGAAGCGCTGGAGCTCATGCAGCTTGCACGCTCAATACAGACAGCCGTCAAGTTACGCACTTATCTGCAAGAACAAGTaacatcatcaagcaaAAAGACCAGAAATATAGTATCGTCCCTCGCTGAGAGAATAGCTTTCCAGGACGCATTGACCAACGAGGTTATAGAAAACTTGAATGAAAGAAACCTTGCAGAAACGCAAaagcaacaagaagagcaagGTGATAAAGCTGgtgagattgaagaaaatcccGAATCAAATATAAGCATTTTGTCTGGTTCTGAGATTTGGGTCGTAAATCCAACCTACAGTGACACACTCCGGGGGTATCACGAACATTATCAGACTTTGCTCAATACAAGGGAGACCCTGCAGCAAGATTATCATACATTGTTAGTTGACACGCTGGGCGCCAAATCCGTCACTTTGAAGCAAAAACAGACTGGCGAGTATGCGTTACATGTTCTCGGGACAGCAGGCAATTTGAAGCGGATCAATGATTACATTAAAGATGGtgagaaatttcaagaGTCCCCATTACATATTTTGCAGCAATCAACACAAACCCGATGGTTGTCGCACAAGCGATGGTCTGAATTAGGCTATCAGCTTGAATTAGCAGTTCTCAGGATAAAAAGTGAGGAGGAACGGATAATCAATAAGTTTAAGACCGCATTTCTAAAAAAGAGTAATGAAATTCGAGCTATCTCTGACGTTTTAGCTCATCTGGATGTTCTATCATCCTTCGCAGTGCTGGCACAGGAGAAGAATCTAACCCGTCCGAAAGTCGACCGCAGTCATaagcttgaaatcatcGGCGGCCGTCATATCATGGTTGAAGATGGCATCATGAATAGGTCGCTGGAAAAGTTCACCGAGAATAACTGTAAACTCGATGGAGGTAAATTATGGGTTATCACAGGGCCTAACATGGGCGGTAAGTCCACATTCCTAAGGCAGAATGCCATCATAGTGCTTCTGGCTCAAATAGGCTCATTTGTCCCTTGTTCAAGTGCTCATATTGGCTTGGTTGACAAGATTTTTAGCCGCGTAGGCTCTGCAGACGATCTATACAATGAGATGAGCACTTTCATGGTCGAGATGATCGAGACGTCTTTCATTTTGCAAGGTGCCACGAAGAGATCCCTGGCAATCTTGGATGAAATTGGACGTGGAACTAGTGGAAAAGAAGGCGTCAGCATCGCTTATGCCACCTTGAACCACCTCGCCGAAGAGAATGGCTGCAGGGCTCTATTTGCTACACACTTCGGCCCGGAAATTCGCGAAATAATGACATCCTATGATAATTCGGCTCTTGCTGAGAAGGCATGCTTTTTCAAAAGCGGCGTTATCGACATCTCAGAGACCGACTTTTGTTATGATTACAAGTTGCGCCCGGGCATCTGTGAAAAATCTGATGCTCTTAAAGTCGCTCGGACTGCAGGTTTTCCTGAGAAGGCATTTAATGTCGCTAAGGCTTTGCTGTCTTGA